Proteins from a single region of Labedella gwakjiensis:
- a CDS encoding lactonase family protein, whose translation MTDSLVLVANAGDDSISTFRLVGDSLERLAVTGDLAGTSTFVVDTERDLVYAGVKEGGGHASAGIVTLRLDRASGALSAIARHDLPDGSLSYLALARGGTVLLGVSYGGGYGFSALVEDGVVGEPVSRFEYPNLHAVLPSNDGRFVYAVSLGADLIAQYALGDDAALTPLDPPTVDAPAGSGPRHLVLNAAGDAVYVLTEFTAQVLHYARDVETGVLELREGADVFDPSEGLSVSRFGADPRDEHLIWGADLHLADGGRRIWASERTVSTLSSVAVATDGSVTASGSFVPTEPQPRGFAVSPDGRHVVVAGELSTTVSLYAADGDQLRLLQQVETGRKANWVRFV comes from the coding sequence ATGACCGATTCCCTCGTCCTCGTGGCCAACGCCGGCGACGACAGCATCAGCACCTTCCGTCTCGTCGGCGACTCGTTGGAGCGTCTCGCGGTGACCGGTGACCTCGCCGGAACCTCGACGTTCGTCGTCGACACCGAGCGGGACCTCGTCTACGCGGGGGTGAAGGAGGGCGGCGGGCACGCCTCGGCGGGCATCGTGACCCTGCGTCTCGACCGGGCGAGCGGCGCTCTCTCGGCCATCGCGCGGCACGACCTCCCCGACGGCAGCCTGAGCTACCTCGCGCTGGCGCGCGGCGGTACGGTGCTGCTCGGTGTCTCGTACGGAGGCGGCTACGGCTTCAGCGCCCTCGTCGAGGACGGGGTGGTGGGGGAGCCCGTGTCCCGCTTCGAGTACCCCAACCTCCACGCCGTGCTGCCGAGCAACGACGGACGCTTCGTCTACGCGGTCTCGCTCGGCGCCGATCTGATTGCGCAGTACGCGCTCGGAGATGACGCCGCGCTCACTCCTCTCGACCCGCCCACCGTCGACGCCCCGGCCGGAAGCGGTCCGCGCCACCTCGTGCTGAACGCGGCAGGCGACGCGGTCTACGTGCTCACCGAGTTCACCGCGCAGGTGCTGCACTATGCGCGCGATGTGGAGACGGGCGTGCTCGAGCTCCGGGAGGGCGCCGACGTCTTCGACCCCTCAGAGGGACTGTCCGTGAGTCGCTTCGGCGCCGACCCGCGTGACGAGCACCTCATCTGGGGCGCCGACCTGCACCTGGCCGACGGCGGACGCCGCATCTGGGCGTCCGAGCGCACCGTGAGCACGTTGAGCTCGGTCGCCGTCGCGACGGACGGCTCGGTCACGGCGTCGGGGTCGTTCGTTCCGACCGAACCGCAGCCCCGCGGCTTCGCGGTGAGCCCGGACGGACGCCACGTGGTCGTCGCGGGTGAGCTCTCGACGACCGTGTCGCTCTACGCCGCCGACGGAGATCAGCTGCGACTTCTGCAGCAGGTCGAGACCGGTCGCAAGGCGAACTGGGTGCGCTTCGTCTGA
- a CDS encoding DUF445 domain-containing protein: protein MKGVALGALLLMAVLFVVAFTLQERYPALGYVRAFAEGGMVGALADWFAVTALFRHPLGIPIPHTAIIPNRKDEIGRNLGEFVETQFLQGDVVRTKLESAGVAGRIGEWLSVPKHAERVGAEGALLAASVLRALSDDDVNDVIEDLARRHLIAPESGPPLGRSLGTVVESGAHHGAVDLAFDSIGAWLDANHAAFTGLLSRRLPSWVPSIASRLVDDTAYNEAVKFVAAAQADPQHPARLAIDGYLSRLADDLQHDPATMARLDGAKERLFDSPRVRGLASDAWNTAKAGLLDSLADPQSGLRRRAVQVLTDIGGRLSTDDALQRRVDGRVVDAAVFLVDRYRHDIASIITDTVERWDAEETTEKIELMVGRDLQYIRLNGTVVGALAGLLIFTIAHAVLG, encoded by the coding sequence ATGAAGGGGGTCGCTCTCGGCGCGCTGCTCCTCATGGCGGTGCTGTTCGTGGTCGCGTTCACGCTGCAGGAGCGGTACCCCGCGCTCGGCTACGTGCGTGCGTTCGCCGAGGGCGGCATGGTCGGCGCCCTCGCCGACTGGTTCGCGGTGACCGCGCTGTTCCGGCACCCGCTCGGCATCCCGATCCCGCACACCGCGATCATCCCGAACCGGAAGGACGAGATCGGCCGCAACCTCGGCGAGTTCGTGGAGACCCAGTTCCTGCAGGGGGACGTCGTGCGGACCAAGCTCGAGAGCGCCGGGGTCGCCGGTCGGATCGGGGAGTGGCTGAGCGTCCCCAAGCACGCCGAGAGGGTCGGCGCCGAGGGAGCGCTCCTGGCGGCGAGCGTCCTGCGCGCCCTGAGCGACGACGACGTGAACGACGTCATCGAAGACCTCGCGCGCCGGCACCTGATCGCGCCGGAGTCGGGTCCACCGCTGGGTCGCTCGCTCGGCACCGTCGTGGAGTCCGGTGCCCATCACGGCGCCGTCGACCTCGCCTTCGACAGCATCGGCGCCTGGCTCGACGCCAACCACGCCGCGTTCACGGGCCTGCTGTCGCGGCGACTCCCGTCCTGGGTGCCCTCGATCGCCTCCCGCCTGGTCGACGACACCGCCTACAACGAGGCCGTGAAGTTCGTCGCCGCAGCCCAGGCCGACCCGCAGCATCCGGCCCGCCTCGCGATCGACGGGTACCTGAGCCGACTGGCCGACGACCTGCAGCACGACCCGGCGACGATGGCCCGGCTGGACGGCGCCAAGGAACGGTTGTTCGACAGCCCCCGGGTGCGCGGGCTCGCCTCCGACGCCTGGAACACCGCCAAGGCCGGGCTGCTCGACTCGCTCGCCGACCCGCAGAGCGGCCTGCGGCGGCGGGCCGTGCAGGTGCTCACCGACATCGGCGGGCGGCTCAGCACGGATGACGCGCTGCAGCGCCGCGTCGACGGCCGGGTCGTCGACGCCGCCGTCTTCCTCGTCGACCGGTACCGGCACGACATCGCGTCTATCATCACCGACACGGTCGAGCGCTGGGACGCGGAGGAGACCACCGAGAAGATCGAGCTCATGGTGGGGCGCGACCTGCAGTACATCCGACTGAACGGCACGGTGGTCGGGGCACTCGCCGGGCTGCTGATCTTCACGATCGCGCACGCCGTTCTGGGCTGA
- a CDS encoding alpha/beta fold hydrolase, producing MPAQSPAATLPGVTHHRLDVDGVDLHYVSAGSVGSPILLIHGWPETWWAFRRVIPLLARTHRVYAVDLRGFGDSSHDARHDYREQAFVEDLRALTDHLDVGPVHLLAQDISGGLAFTFAATHPDAVRSFIGVETTFAGFGLERLADVNNGGSWHLGFLGTPGIPQLMIGGHERDLVEWAYTAMGATSGRVTPADLDEFVAAYTGPDAWHGSSGLYRSLFTDAGRTKALAESRPLRMPVLAVDGPNFPFTANSLSQVSAGEPLSRRIENVGHLVAQEAPDELASVILDFVGPVDATAG from the coding sequence ATGCCTGCACAGTCACCCGCCGCCACGCTGCCCGGAGTGACCCATCACCGCCTCGATGTCGACGGAGTCGACCTCCATTACGTCTCGGCCGGGAGCGTCGGATCTCCGATTCTGCTCATCCACGGCTGGCCGGAGACCTGGTGGGCCTTCCGTCGTGTGATCCCCCTTCTCGCCCGGACGCATCGCGTATACGCGGTCGACCTGCGGGGCTTCGGAGACTCGAGCCACGACGCGCGACACGACTACAGAGAGCAGGCGTTCGTCGAGGACCTCCGCGCGCTCACCGACCACCTCGACGTCGGGCCGGTCCACCTGCTCGCCCAGGACATCAGCGGCGGACTGGCTTTCACCTTCGCAGCGACGCATCCCGACGCGGTCCGGAGCTTCATCGGTGTCGAGACGACCTTCGCCGGGTTCGGTCTCGAGAGGCTCGCCGACGTCAACAACGGCGGCTCCTGGCACCTCGGCTTCCTCGGCACCCCTGGCATTCCGCAGCTGATGATCGGCGGTCACGAACGCGACCTGGTGGAATGGGCGTACACGGCGATGGGCGCGACGTCCGGGCGCGTGACGCCAGCGGATCTGGATGAATTCGTCGCTGCATATACAGGCCCAGATGCCTGGCACGGCAGCTCAGGACTGTACCGTTCCCTCTTCACCGACGCCGGACGGACGAAGGCACTCGCCGAGTCGAGGCCGCTTCGGATGCCGGTGCTCGCCGTCGACGGCCCGAACTTCCCGTTCACGGCGAACAGCCTCAGCCAGGTCAGTGCCGGGGAGCCGCTGAGCAGGAGGATCGAGAACGTCGGCCATCTGGTGGCGCAGGAGGCACCCGACGAGCTCGCGAGCGTGATCCTCGATTTCGTCGGACCGGTCGACGCGACGGCAGGATGA
- a CDS encoding MarR family winged helix-turn-helix transcriptional regulator: protein MTRAGADLALLLLAGFRTFADRGSEALARRGFDDVRPAHDFALRAIAAGADTPSELARRLTVTRQAAAKTIAVLEERRYIERRPDPRDGRRLRLTITTRGDELMEAGDAVFAELRADWETQVGSERIAEAEDALRVLVGDGVISVDSTDWSTRDLDS from the coding sequence ATGACACGTGCCGGAGCCGACCTCGCGCTGCTTCTGCTCGCCGGGTTCCGGACCTTCGCCGACCGCGGCTCGGAGGCGCTCGCTCGACGTGGTTTCGACGACGTCCGTCCCGCGCACGACTTCGCCCTGCGCGCGATCGCCGCCGGCGCGGACACCCCCTCCGAGCTCGCCCGTCGGCTCACGGTCACGCGCCAGGCGGCCGCGAAGACCATCGCCGTGCTGGAAGAACGGCGATACATCGAACGACGTCCGGACCCGAGGGACGGACGCCGCCTTCGACTGACCATCACCACGAGGGGGGATGAACTCATGGAGGCAGGGGATGCCGTCTTCGCCGAACTCCGGGCGGACTGGGAGACCCAGGTCGGGAGTGAGCGCATCGCTGAGGCCGAGGACGCGTTGAGAGTCCTCGTCGGAGACGGCGTGATCTCGGTGGACTCGACGGACTGGTCGACCAGGGACCTCGATTCCTGA
- a CDS encoding DUF1905 domain-containing protein — protein sequence MGAEQLSFQATIGVEVKGDTWSCVEIPDSRAFFGTGKTVRVDARVDDVMLENVGAMVTGTGGHMVSLSAKVRKALNKDIGDPVDVTITAR from the coding sequence ATGGGTGCGGAACAGTTGTCATTTCAGGCCACCATCGGCGTCGAGGTCAAGGGCGACACCTGGAGCTGCGTCGAGATCCCCGACTCGCGAGCATTCTTCGGAACCGGCAAGACGGTGCGGGTGGACGCGCGCGTCGACGACGTCATGCTCGAGAACGTCGGCGCGATGGTGACGGGCACCGGCGGCCACATGGTGTCTCTCAGCGCGAAGGTGCGGAAGGCCCTGAACAAGGACATCGGCGATCCTGTCGACGTGACGATCACCGCGCGCTGA